The Ahaetulla prasina isolate Xishuangbanna chromosome 4, ASM2864084v1, whole genome shotgun sequence genome has a window encoding:
- the SRRM2 gene encoding serine/arginine repetitive matrix protein 2 isoform X2, translating to MYNGIGLPTPRGSGTNGYVQRNLSAVRHKKDRTDYKSEEELRKLESSLVKKPNQDILDHERKRKVELKCLELAELMEEQGYGEGEIQEKVATFRMMLLEKDVAVVKEGEQQQKSSITETHQLAEANEKKNERLRAAFGISDSYVDGSSFDPNRRAKEAATAAVAKQQQEQQKQYSLIKDSSSSRSPSPKQKKKKKKKGRERSESKKRKHRSPSPKSKHKSKEKKRKRSTSESASQKDRRDRSSSPDGSSSSDASHSRPGSPIVQKRSFLRRQSKSPSSSRKQDTEVVSKNLGEKERTSSAEPARRGRSTSPRESREKREKLSKHSPVCETLQRSPSHSSPAKEKERDKDRKSARHGGRKSTPSLEHDPKGMHRSPVLNDHSREKLHPSKEKRSPSCSSPSVKKQSEDRNGTLPPSKAKISPDSKEELTASSSAFKAVETKLKKMPREDSTPQRSPSPSESGSCSSSSSSSPSPPTKPAPVSRNCSPEVPPKRQDKEKASTQREKSSSSPEISHSGQKQSSKTSRREPSSTPPAKGSKARASWRDKSLSQTPTIRRGRSRSRTPPKRARSRTRTPPRRGRSRSQRRARSRSRTPLRRGHSRTPQWRGCSRTPQRWGRSRSRTPPRWGRSRTPQRRGWSRSRTPQRHGWSRSRNSGRWGRSRTPPRRGRSRSRTPRRGRSRSRTPPRRARSRSRTQPRRGRSRTRTPPRRGRSSSSPRREKSLISARRSRSVSSPDRKVSRISSRRSRSDSSTRMRERSRKVLRRSLSGSSPESRMLRASPRRSRSGSLPKAKKKTRLSPRRSRSGSSPRSRKKRSRTPPRCSHSSSPRIKKKSRLSIRRSRSGSSPTPKKKSRSPTRCTLSRSPPALKNKTRMSPQSSCGSSPRLTRKSDVSSAAEEKAKSTSKRSRSGSSPALRNKSKSPSRHSISGSSPEPEMRLPRRRNRSESSPEMKTKPRAGSSPMLKQEMRSSPRQSRSSSSQSSAKENSLSPVRRAVSPESASPLQQSRAGKSVGTKEKPRSPHRRQSTSRSPPALRETSLSPLRSVASGSLLEIKKKSCSPLNKCKNDSLELKKTRLSPRQSTSGSSPVTKEQSRSPTRTKSRYSPEMTKPSSSKQVRCGLSPQAAQEKSPSRRSESRPSPELNGKSKTPPKQNKFQEVKTKSVTSPGHSKSSSIAIVESASFPCQKSKSGSGKEKLQSSSRQMPSESSPVLKKTDIPARRSRSGSSSSSSSSSSSSSSSSSSSSSSSSTSPEDDKSQSPPRLSRSAGLSINKNKSVSSPMQGKVYSSPEPENSTFATVTKHNRPGSSPEIRETSKPAVMGPRSPLEKKGAFKEASRRSRSDSGTKEKPKIHSSESSSDSSPEWKEKSESRSVSPLRSRIKSKTPPRRRTSRSPPKSRPKSRTPPKRGRSGSPPRPTLKSRTPPRRRRSGSSPRPRIKSRTPPRRRRSGSSPRSQIKSRTPLRHHCRAGSSPRPRRKSRTPPRQRRSGSRAREKSRTPVTRRRRSVSPVSPRRKSRTPPRRGWSRSLSREKSSISTHPHRSESSSYGDRPRTSLRQERSGSPSWRSCSRSLSRRRDKSRGSLRRERSISPPARSCSRSSSHQEKSKLPHRGHSQSPVQMLPLSPERTATSRNASRSPPRLDASRVTASYKGAGSRISPDCQSSPVRKHSRSGSQEACISPGRKSRSPPVLERYPKSDLQEKPTSSSLWHTKNNIAIPCALTPPCEESPKLRKALSPDPSMLHDLPPGSKNGDSIAIRNSPGERNQSMHQAIIKDDTGVGTSLSGRSSSHAGSLSPVKAKLSSRSSSSSASSSSSSASSSPLPALISVLVPSPKEEEIVSEGKVADRSEVHLPTLEAESQLTSVTMEDDTRSSCPTVLQLDLPSPPPSAPSKAKRSSSASSTSSSSSSSSSSSSSSSTSDSESSSSESSPHDQATKELEVEIELKQPPSPVLKETKSDEQPLEMGKRKCRSQSSSSTSSSSSSSSSSSSSASSSSSSSSSSSSSSSSTPLPKTGLQSVMKGPLKKKPSPEKRKSRSPRKPIDSLRDSRSLSYSPAEWHQISPPVQPPSAPRDRRRDRSRDRSLQRNRRSISRSPGRKRRRKSPSPRASRRRTSRSP from the exons TCTTATCAAAGACTCCAGCAGTTCCAGGTCACCATCTccaaaacaaaagaagaagaaaaagaagaagggcagAGAGAG aTCAGAATCAAAGAAAAGGAAGCATCG ATCTCCAAGTCCCAAAAGCAAACACAAATCTAAGGAAAAGAAACGGAAGAG GTCCACCAGTGAGTCTGCATCGCAGAAAGACCGTCGGGATCGCTCTTCCTCCCCAGATGGCTCTTCCTCATCAGATGCTTCCCATAGCAG aCCAGGCAGCCCCATTGTTCAAAAAAGGAGTTTCCTTAGACGGCAGAGCAAGTCTCCGTCAAGTTCACGAAAACAAGACACCGAAGTGGTTTCTAAGAATTTGGGAGAAAAAGAGCGTACATCTTCTGCTGAGCCTGCCCGGCGAGGCAGGAGCACAAGTCCTCGAGAAAGCAGAGAAAAGCGGGAG AAATTATCCAAGCATTCTCCAGTATGTGAGACCCTTCAGCGTTCTCCAAGTCATTCATCTCCtgccaaagagaaagaaagagacaaggatAGAAAATCTGCTCGGCATGGGGGTCGAAAATCCACCCCCTCACTTGAGCATGATCCAAAGGGCATGCATCGTTCTCCTGTGCTGAATGATCACTCTCGAGAAAAGCTTCACCCTTCTAAAGAGAAGAGGTCTCCTTCGTGTTCCTCTCCATCTGTTAAGAAGCAGTCAGAAGATCGTAATGGGACTCTTCCACCATCCAAGGCTAAGATTTCTCCTGATAGCAAGGAGGAGCTTACAGCTTCCTCATCTGCTTTTAAGGCTGTTGAGACCAAGTTGAAGAAGATGCCTCGTGAGGACTCTACACCTCAGCGCTCACCTTCTCCTTCAGAGAGTGGTAgttgctcctcttcttcctcctcttctccttccccacCAACTAAGCCTGCTCCAGTTTCTCGAAACTGTTCTCCAGAGGTCCCTCCCAAAAGACAAGACAAAGAGAAAGCCTCTACCCAGCGAGAGAAATCTAGCTCATCCCCTGAAATCTCTCATTCTGGGCAAAAGCAGTCTTCTAAGACATCTCGCCGTGAACCATCCAGCACCCCACCGGCTAAAGGCTCCAAAGCAAGAGCCAGTTGGAGGGACAAATCTCTCTCTCAAACACCCACTATACGTAGAGGTAGATCGCGGTCCCGGACCCCTCCTAAGAGAGCTAGATCACGCACACGTACCCCACCAAGAAGGGGCAGGTCTCGTTCTCAGAGACGTGCTCGATCCCGTTCACGTACTCCTTTGCGAAGGGGACATTCTCGAACTCCCCAGTGGCGAGGCTGTTCAAGAACACCTCAGCGATGGGGTAGATCACGTTCTCGTACGCCTCCCAGATGGGGTCGATCACGTACACCTCAGAGGCGTGGCTGGTCTCGTTCTAGAACTCCTCAAAGGCATGGATGGTCTAGAAGCAGAAATAGTGGAAGATGGGGCAGGTCACGAACACCACCAAGAAGAGGGAGGTCACGTTCAAGAACACCAAGAAGAGGCAGGTCTAGATCAAGAACTCCACCCAGGCGAGCAAGGTCCCGCTCCAGAACACAACCAAGAAGAGGCAGATCTAGAACTAGGACACCTCCCAGGAGAGGAAGATCAAGTTCGTCTCCAAGAAGAGAGAAATCCTTGATTTCAGCCAGACGAAGCAGATCTGTGTCATCTCCAGATCGGAAAGTTTCCAGAATTTCTTCTAGGAGAAGTCGATCTGATTCATCTACAAGAATGAGGGAAAGATCTAGAAAAGTGCTAAGACGTAGTCTTTCTGGTTCCTCTCCTGAATCAAGAATGTTAAGAGCATCTCCCAGACGTAGTCGGTCTGGATCACTTCCAAAAGCTAAAAAGAAGACTCGGTTGTCTCCAAGAAGGAGTCGTTCAGGTTCTTCTCCAAGGTCAAGGAAGAAAAGATCAAGAACACCTCCAAGGTGCAGTCATTCTAGTTCtccaagaataaaaaagaaatcaagattAAGTATCAGACGAAGTAGATCTggttcttctccaacaccaaaaaaGAAATCTAGATCACCTACTAGGTGTACCCTATCCAGGTCACCTCCAGCCctcaaaaacaaaaccagaatgtCCCCTCAGAGCAGTTGTGGTTCATCTCCAAGGCTTACAAGAAAGTCTGATGTTTCttcagcagctgaagaaaaagctAAAAGCACTTCAAAAAGAAGTCGATCTGGTTCCTCTCCAGCACTGCGAAACAAATCAAAGTCTCCTTCAAGACATAGTATATCTGGGTCTTCTCCAGAACCAGAGATGAGATTACCAAGAAGGCGAAACAGATCTGAGTCTTCTCCAGAAATGAAAACAAAGCCAAGGGCAGGATCATCCCCAATGCTGAAACAGGAAATGCGATCATCTCCAAGGCAAAGTCGGTCTAGTTCCAGTCAATCATCAGCGAAAGAAAACTCCTTATCGCCAGTAAGGCGAGCAGTTTCTCCAGAATCTGCATCTCCACTGCAGCAAAGCAGAGCTGGAAAGTCTGTAGGAACAAAAGAAAAACCTAGATCACCACACCGAAGGCAGAGCACGTCTAGATCACCTCCAGCTTTGAGAGAGACATCTCTTTCTCCTCTAAGATCAGTTGCATCTGGATCTTTATTGGAAATTAAGAAGAAATCTTGTTCACCACTCAATAAATGCAAAAATGATTCCTTGGAGTTAAAGAAGACTAGGTTATCTCCAAGGCAAAGCACAtctggctcttctccagtgaccaAAGAACAGTCAAGATCACCTACCAGGACCAAGTCAAGATACTCTCCTGAGATGACAAAACCTTCATCTTCGAAGCAAGTCAGATGTGGACTGTCCCCTCAGGCAGCACAAGAGAAATCTCCCTCCAGGAGAAGTGAATCCAGACCATCTCCTGAACTAAATGGCAAATCTAAAACTCCTCCAAAGCAAAATAAATTCCAAGAAGTGAAAACAAAATCTGTAACTTCTCCAGGGCACAGCAAATCCAGTTCCATTGCAATAGTGGAAAGTGCTTCATTTCCATGCCAAAAGAGTAAATCGGGttctggaaaagaaaaattgCAATCTTCCTCAAGACAAATGCCATCTGAGTCATCACCAGTACTTAAAAAAACAGATATTCCCGCAAGGAGAAGTAGATCtggatcttcctcttcctcttcttcctcctcctcttcttcctcttcttcttcctcctcctcctcctcctcttcatcaacATCTCCAGAAGATGATAAATCTCAGTCACCTCCCAGACTTAGTCGCTCTGCGGGATTGTCAATCAACAAGAATAAATCAGTTTCATCCCCAATGCAAGGCAAAGTATATTCTTCTCCAGAACCAGAGAACAGCACATTTGCAACTGTTACAAAGCACAATAGACCTGGATCTTCTCCGGAAATAAGAGAAACTTCTAAACCTGCAGTGATGGGGCCCAGATCACCTTTAGAGAAGAAAGGTGCATTTAAAGAGGCATCTCGAAGAAGTAGATCAGATTCTGGAACTAAAGAGAAGCCAAAAATACACTCTAGTGAGAGCAGTTCCGATTCTTCCCCAGAATGGAAAGAGAAATCTGAGAGCAGATCTGTGTCACCGCTTAGATCAAGAATAAAATCAAAAACACCTCCAAGACGCAGAACGTCAAGGTCACCACCTAAATCTAGACCAAAATCCAGAACTCCTCCAAAGCGTGGAAGGTCTGGATCTCCACCAAGACCTACGTTGAAGTCCAGAACACCTCCAAGACGACGTAGGTCTGGCTCGTCTCCTAGACCCAGAATAAAATCTAGAACACCTCCCAGACGACGTAGATCTGGGTCATCCCCAAGGTCCCAAATAAAATCCAGAACACCACTCCGACATCACTGCAGAGCTGGATCATCTCCAAGACCTAGAAGGAAATCTAGAACCCCTCCACGACAACGTAGATCTGGATCACGGGCAAGAGAAAAATCTAGAACACCAGTTACAAGAAGACGGAGATCTGTATCACCAGTGAGTCCTAGACGCAAATCTCGAACACCTCCAAGACGTGGATGGTCCAGATCGCTCTCCAGAGAGAAATCAAGCATCAGCACACATCCACATCGGTCTGAGTCATCATCCTATGGTGACAGACCCAGAACTTCTTTGCGACAAGAAAGATCTGGCTCTCCCTCCTGGAGGAGTTGCTCCCGTTCACTCTCCAGGCGACGAGATAAATCTCGGGGTTCGTTGCGGAGGGAACGGTCAATTTCCCCTCCAGCTAGAAGCTGCTCAAGATCCTCTTCTCATCAGGAGAAATCTAAACTACCACACAGAGGTCATTCCCAATCGCCAGTACAGATGTTGCCATTGTCCCCAGAGAGGACTGCTACAAGTCGGAATGCATCCCGTTCACCTCCCAGATTAGATGCATCACGTGTAACAGCATCATATAAAGGCGCTGGGTCCAGAATATCCCCTGATTGTCAGTCATCTCCTGTGAGGAAGCATTCCAGATCAGGCTCCCAGGAAGCCTGCATATCTCCAGGAAGAAAGTCTCGCTCTCCTCCTGTTCTAGAAAGATATCCCAAATCTGACCTCCAAGAGAAGCCAACAAGCTCTTCTCTTTGGCATACCAAAAACAACATTGCCATTCCTTGCGCTTTAACTCCACCTTGTGAGGAATCTCCTAAATTGCGAAAGGCCCTCTCTCCTGATCCATCTATGCTACATGACTTGCCTCCAGGATCAAAGAATGGTGATTCCATAGCCATCCGAAACAGCCCAGGAGAAAGGAATCAGAGCATGCACCAAGCTATAATTAAAGATGATACAGGAGTTGGTACATCTTTGTCAGGGAGAAGCAGCTCTCATGCAGGCTCCCTCTCTCCTGTAAAAGCTAAATTGTCatcccgctcctcctcctcctctgcttcctcctcctcttcctctgcttctTCAAGCCCCTTACCAGCATTGATTTCTGTCCTAGTGCCatcccccaaagaagaggagattGTATCTGAAGGAAAAGTAGCAGACAGGTCTGAGGTGCACTTACCTACCCTTGAGGCTGAGTCGCAGTTGACTTCTGTCACTATGGAGGATGACACCAGAAGTAGCTGTCCCACAGTCCTACAACTTGATCTTCCCTCTCCTCCACCCTCTGCCCCTTCAAAGGCAAAGAGAAGTTCCTCTGCTTCGTCTACCAGTTCATCATCAtcctcgtcttcctcctcctcctcatcttcttcaACTTCTGATTCTGAGTCCAGCTCATCGGAGTCCAGTCCCCATGATCAGGCAACAAAGGAGCTTGAGGTTGAGATTGAACTGAAACA GCCACCAAGCCCAGTGCTGAAAGAGACTAAAAGTGATGAGCAACCTCTAGAAATGGGCAAACGTAAGTGCCGTTCTCAAAGCTCAAGCAGTACAAGCAGCAGCTCTTCCTCTTCTTCGTCCTCCTCTTCTTcagcctcttcctcttcctcctcttcctcctcttcgtcaTCTTCGTCCTCCTCCACGCcactgcctaaaacaggactccAGTCAGTGATGAAGGGCCCCCTGAAGAAGAAACCATCTCCAGAGAAGAGAAA GTCACGCAGCCCTAGAAAACCAATTGATTCATTGAGAGATTCCCGCTCCCTGAGCTACTCCCCAGCAGAATGGCATCAGATTTCCCCTCCTGTCCAACCACCCTCTGCTCCAAGGGATCGACGTAG AGACAGATCTAGAGATAGGTCCCTGCAGAGAAACAGACGAAGCATAAGCAGGTCTCCAGGACGAAAACGGCGACGCAAATCTCCCAGTCCCCGAGCTTCTCGTCGCAGAACTTCAAG GTCTCCATAA